The proteins below come from a single Agromyces flavus genomic window:
- a CDS encoding cation diffusion facilitator family transporter translates to MSASGGTKAILAAFLANTGIAVTKFIAWLVSGSASMLAEAVHSVADAGNQLLLFFGGRQAKKRADRAHPFGYGRERYVYAFVVSIILFSVGGLFSIYEGVEKIQHPHALENAWVPIVVLVIAIVLESFSLSTAVKESNEIRGKQGWVQFVRHAKAPELPVVLLEDVAALLGLVFALFGVGLTIITGNTIFDAIGTLMIGTLLIVIAIILGIETKSLLVGEGANEADLDKIQSAILSGPEAERIIHMKTLYLGPDELLVAAKLGFQPHESLAEVSTAINVIEQRVREAVPSARVIYLEPDIYVDPNEQAPPTDAIVIKGLE, encoded by the coding sequence ATGAGCGCATCCGGTGGCACGAAGGCGATCCTGGCGGCATTCCTCGCCAACACAGGCATCGCCGTGACCAAGTTCATCGCATGGCTGGTGTCGGGGTCCGCCTCGATGCTCGCCGAGGCCGTGCACTCGGTCGCCGATGCCGGGAACCAGCTGCTGCTCTTCTTCGGCGGACGCCAGGCCAAGAAGCGCGCCGACCGCGCCCACCCGTTCGGCTACGGGCGCGAGCGGTACGTGTACGCGTTCGTCGTGTCGATCATCCTGTTCTCGGTCGGCGGCCTGTTCTCGATCTACGAGGGCGTCGAGAAGATCCAGCACCCGCACGCCCTCGAGAATGCGTGGGTGCCGATCGTCGTGCTGGTCATCGCGATCGTCCTCGAGTCGTTCTCGCTGAGCACCGCGGTCAAGGAGTCCAACGAGATCCGCGGCAAGCAGGGCTGGGTGCAGTTCGTGCGTCATGCCAAGGCGCCCGAGCTCCCCGTCGTGCTGCTCGAGGATGTCGCCGCGCTGCTCGGCCTCGTGTTCGCCCTGTTCGGCGTGGGGCTGACCATCATCACGGGCAACACGATCTTCGATGCGATCGGCACGCTCATGATCGGCACGCTCCTGATCGTCATCGCGATCATCCTCGGCATCGAGACGAAGAGCCTGCTCGTCGGCGAGGGGGCGAACGAGGCCGACCTCGACAAGATCCAGTCGGCGATCCTCTCCGGGCCCGAAGCCGAGCGCATCATCCACATGAAGACCCTCTACCTCGGCCCCGACGAGCTCCTCGTGGCCGCCAAGCTGGGCTTCCAGCCGCACGAGAGCCTCGCCGAGGTGTCGACCGCGATCAACGTGATCGAGCAGCGCGTGCGCGAGGCCGTGCCATCCGCGCGGGTCATCTACCTCGAACCCGACATCTACGTCGATCCGAACGAACAGGCGCCGCCGACCGACGCGATCGTCATCAAGGGGCTCGAATGA
- a CDS encoding glutamine amidotransferase-related protein — MTAVAGTAGRPVALVLRHDSAIGLGNLGPVLEEHGYEVRVVDAPHADVTAIDALAPDLLVVLGGDEAAYQADTYPYVGHEIELLRQRIEAEAPVFGVCLGAQMLASALGARVYQGARKEVGWLGVDPTDAGDASPVRHARGVRFVQWHGDTFDLPEGVERLASSPAYPNQAFRRGDWMLAVQFHPEVTPAIHEDWLEAWGDELPEYGLSVERMRELQAECGPAAEAASRAILGEFLDGLAATRRPERLAS; from the coding sequence ATGACCGCGGTCGCGGGCACGGCCGGCCGCCCCGTCGCCCTGGTGCTGCGCCACGATTCCGCCATCGGGCTCGGCAACCTCGGCCCGGTGCTCGAGGAGCACGGGTACGAGGTGCGCGTCGTCGACGCGCCGCATGCGGATGTCACGGCCATCGACGCGCTCGCCCCCGACCTGCTCGTGGTGCTCGGCGGCGATGAGGCCGCGTACCAGGCCGACACCTATCCGTACGTCGGCCACGAGATCGAACTGCTGCGGCAGCGGATCGAGGCGGAGGCGCCCGTGTTCGGGGTCTGCCTCGGTGCGCAGATGCTCGCGTCCGCGCTCGGCGCGCGCGTGTACCAGGGCGCGCGCAAGGAGGTGGGCTGGCTCGGCGTCGACCCCACCGACGCCGGCGACGCCTCGCCCGTGCGCCATGCGCGCGGCGTCCGGTTCGTGCAGTGGCACGGCGACACCTTCGACCTGCCCGAGGGAGTGGAACGCCTGGCGTCGTCGCCCGCCTACCCGAACCAGGCCTTCCGACGCGGTGACTGGATGCTCGCGGTGCAGTTCCACCCCGAGGTCACGCCCGCGATCCACGAGGACTGGCTCGAGGCGTGGGGCGACGAGCTGCCCGAGTACGGACTCTCGGTCGAGCGCATGCGCGAGCTGCAGGCCGAGTGCGGGCCGGCCGCCGAGGCGGCGTCGCGCGCCATCCTCGGCGAGTTCCTCGACGGGCTCGCGGCAACGCGTCGCCCGGAGCGCCTCGCGAGCTGA
- the tadA gene encoding tRNA adenosine(34) deaminase TadA, with protein sequence MPVQLPEHADWMRLALAEASAALATGDVPVGAVVVRDGAVIATGRNERELHEDPTAHAEMLAIREAARATGDRHLTDCTLVVTLEPCIMCAGAIVAARIPTVVFGAWDEKAGAAGSLYDVLRDRRLNHRVEVYAGVEADAASRLLLDFFADPARRPAVD encoded by the coding sequence ATGCCGGTGCAGCTGCCCGAGCACGCGGACTGGATGCGACTCGCGCTCGCCGAGGCATCCGCCGCCCTTGCGACCGGCGACGTACCGGTGGGCGCCGTGGTCGTGCGCGACGGCGCGGTGATCGCGACCGGACGCAACGAGCGCGAGCTCCACGAGGACCCCACCGCGCACGCCGAGATGCTCGCCATCCGCGAGGCCGCCCGCGCGACAGGCGATCGGCACCTGACCGACTGCACGCTCGTCGTCACGCTCGAGCCGTGCATCATGTGCGCGGGCGCGATCGTCGCCGCACGCATCCCCACGGTCGTGTTCGGCGCGTGGGACGAGAAGGCCGGCGCCGCCGGCTCGCTCTACGACGTGCTGCGCGACCGCCGGCTCAATCACCGGGTCGAGGTCTACGCCGGCGTCGAAGCGGACGCGGCATCCCGCCTGCTTCTCGACTTCTTCGCCGACCCCGCCCGTCGGCCGGCCGTCGACTGA
- the upp gene encoding uracil phosphoribosyltransferase: MRVHVADHPLITHKLTVLRDENTPSPVFRSLVEELMTLLAYEGTREVRVEPVDIVTPVAPTTGVRIAEPKPLIVPILRAGLGMLEGMVKLLPSAEVGFLGMARNEETLEPTTYAERLPDDLSGRQCFVLDPMLATGGSLTAAIEFLLQRGATDVTAICILAAPEGLKAVEEALHGREVSIVLGAVDERLNEVGYIVPGLGDAGDRLYGTV, translated from the coding sequence ATGCGAGTCCACGTGGCCGACCACCCGCTCATCACCCACAAGCTGACGGTGCTTCGCGACGAGAACACGCCGTCGCCCGTGTTCCGCTCGCTCGTCGAGGAGCTCATGACGCTCCTCGCCTACGAGGGCACCCGAGAAGTGCGTGTCGAGCCGGTCGACATCGTGACGCCCGTGGCACCGACCACGGGCGTTCGCATCGCCGAGCCGAAGCCGCTCATCGTGCCGATCCTGCGTGCGGGCCTCGGCATGCTCGAGGGCATGGTCAAGCTGCTGCCGAGCGCCGAGGTCGGCTTCCTCGGCATGGCACGCAACGAGGAGACGCTCGAACCGACCACGTACGCCGAGCGCCTGCCCGACGACCTCAGCGGCCGCCAGTGCTTCGTGCTCGACCCGATGCTCGCCACCGGCGGCTCGCTCACGGCGGCGATCGAGTTCCTGCTGCAGCGCGGCGCGACGGATGTCACGGCCATCTGCATCCTCGCCGCGCCAGAGGGGCTGAAGGCCGTCGAGGAGGCGCTGCACGGGCGCGAGGTGTCGATCGTGCTCGGCGCGGTCGACGAGCGACTCAACGAGGTCGGGTACATCGTGCCCGGCCTGGGCGACGCCGGCGACCGGCTCTACGGCACCGTCTGA
- a CDS encoding winged helix-turn-helix domain-containing protein, whose product MSLALAPAARPTHPAVRSTHPAAYAPQPARPAAPVATAPAVHAGVATPAAAPSPAPAQAAPRVRAVPEGTEARGFVLYVGLDEAKATADGTTLHRLVEAIRNLTAEVAPSAETYAAVALAPEGAGGRDVDVVRLALQDPTALARQRESQGLSDDADRHPDGVIIDISRKRVLLDGEAAGLTYKEFELLQYLVLREGRTIDRHELIDGLWSGEDDVPNERTIDVHVRRLRSKLAHYQDIVRTVRGVGYRFDRHADVSIRQASTPSPDVF is encoded by the coding sequence ATGTCTCTCGCACTTGCTCCCGCCGCCCGTCCGACCCACCCCGCCGTGCGCTCGACGCATCCGGCCGCCTACGCGCCGCAGCCGGCGCGCCCGGCGGCACCGGTGGCCACCGCGCCGGCCGTCCACGCCGGCGTCGCCACACCGGCCGCCGCCCCGTCCCCGGCTCCCGCCCAGGCCGCGCCGCGCGTCCGGGCCGTGCCCGAGGGCACCGAGGCCCGCGGCTTCGTGCTCTACGTCGGCCTCGACGAGGCCAAGGCCACCGCCGACGGCACGACCCTGCACCGCCTGGTCGAGGCCATCCGCAACCTGACCGCCGAGGTCGCACCCTCGGCCGAAACCTACGCCGCGGTCGCGCTGGCACCCGAGGGCGCCGGCGGCCGCGACGTCGACGTCGTGCGCCTCGCACTCCAGGACCCGACCGCGCTCGCCCGGCAGCGCGAGTCGCAGGGACTCAGCGACGACGCCGATCGGCACCCCGACGGCGTCATCATCGACATCTCGCGCAAGCGCGTCCTGCTCGACGGCGAGGCGGCCGGCCTCACCTACAAGGAGTTCGAGCTGCTGCAGTACCTCGTGCTGCGCGAGGGCCGCACGATCGACCGGCACGAGCTCATCGACGGCCTCTGGTCGGGCGAGGACGACGTGCCCAACGAGCGCACGATCGACGTGCACGTGCGCCGCCTGCGCTCGAAGCTCGCCCACTACCAGGACATCGTGCGCACCGTCCGGGGCGTGGGCTACCGCTTCGACCGCCACGCCGACGTGTCGATCCGCCAGGCCTCCACGCCGAGCCCCGACGTCTTCTGA
- a CDS encoding serine hydrolase domain-containing protein, with protein sequence MRTRATTADRSVRADERRIAAPAEIDARLRAHMAHLRLAGLAVAVVGREGVRFARAYGRARRDGAPMTLDTPMVIGSTGKQFAGLAIQALVAHRRLRLDDTVAELLPHLGGAVGAFVDVTVQQLLAHRSGLSRASGLDVFRLRPAAQTIRDQARHLLRAQPIARPGDRFAYSNANYVVLGAILEAVTGGTYESALQDLVAGPLGLVATTADLQRAREAGLAEGEYTWFRLANARTPASVAEATAPAGYLASTARDLAVLLRAHLGGPTGLHASVLEAARAPLGDAVPPAEYASGWIVRALPEGAGVVDGARGGRPPQLWEHDGDSLRTMSYLALVPELDVGLAMLTNTALGTDGRRFTVLSTELLHDVLGIPSPPRRHDPFLAAVPVFFALPVLQVAGSTWTVASARRARPSRAAGRPVAAAVALALATAGLVTAFVVVPRRTRSRATDSWWWVAVPDLAVSVAASVAAAVGTLVLHAGPALRLARQKTSGLGVEAWRIDTSAWRSKR encoded by the coding sequence GTGCGAACGAGGGCGACCACCGCCGACCGCTCGGTGCGCGCCGATGAGCGCCGGATCGCGGCACCGGCCGAGATCGACGCGCGGCTTCGAGCGCACATGGCACATCTCCGTCTCGCGGGGCTCGCGGTCGCGGTGGTGGGGCGCGAGGGCGTGCGGTTCGCGCGCGCGTACGGCCGCGCGCGCCGCGACGGCGCCCCGATGACCCTCGACACGCCCATGGTCATCGGGTCCACCGGCAAGCAGTTCGCGGGGCTCGCGATCCAAGCGCTCGTCGCGCACCGGCGGCTGCGCCTCGACGACACCGTCGCCGAACTGCTGCCGCACCTCGGCGGCGCCGTGGGTGCTTTCGTCGACGTGACCGTCCAGCAGTTGCTCGCCCACCGTTCCGGCCTGTCTCGGGCGTCGGGCCTGGACGTCTTCCGGCTGCGTCCGGCGGCGCAGACCATCCGCGATCAGGCGCGTCACCTGCTGCGGGCCCAGCCGATCGCGAGGCCGGGCGATCGGTTCGCGTACTCGAACGCGAACTACGTCGTCCTCGGCGCCATCCTCGAGGCCGTCACCGGAGGAACCTACGAGTCGGCATTGCAGGACCTCGTGGCCGGGCCGCTCGGGCTCGTCGCGACGACGGCCGACCTGCAACGTGCACGCGAGGCCGGGCTCGCCGAGGGCGAATACACGTGGTTCCGCCTGGCCAACGCCCGCACGCCGGCGAGCGTGGCGGAGGCGACCGCGCCGGCGGGGTACCTCGCCTCGACGGCGCGCGACCTGGCGGTGCTGCTGCGAGCGCATCTCGGCGGCCCGACGGGACTGCATGCGTCCGTGCTCGAGGCGGCTCGTGCACCCTTGGGCGATGCGGTGCCGCCGGCCGAGTACGCGAGCGGATGGATCGTCCGAGCGCTCCCCGAGGGCGCGGGCGTGGTCGATGGTGCCCGCGGCGGGCGCCCACCGCAGCTGTGGGAGCACGACGGCGACAGCCTCCGCACGATGTCGTACCTCGCGCTCGTCCCCGAGCTCGACGTCGGACTCGCGATGCTCACGAACACCGCCCTCGGCACCGACGGCCGTCGCTTCACCGTGCTGAGCACCGAACTGCTGCACGACGTGCTGGGCATCCCGAGCCCGCCTCGACGCCACGATCCGTTCCTCGCCGCGGTGCCGGTGTTCTTCGCCCTGCCGGTGCTCCAGGTCGCGGGATCGACGTGGACGGTCGCCTCCGCGCGTCGGGCGAGACCGTCACGAGCCGCCGGTCGTCCGGTCGCCGCCGCGGTCGCCCTCGCGCTCGCGACGGCCGGCCTCGTCACGGCGTTCGTCGTCGTCCCGCGTCGAACCCGGTCGCGAGCGACCGATTCATGGTGGTGGGTCGCCGTGCCTGATCTGGCCGTGTCGGTCGCGGCGAGCGTCGCCGCGGCGGTGGGAACGCTCGTGCTCCATGCGGGCCCAGCGCTCCGACTCGCCCGTCAGAAGACGTCGGGGCTCGGCGTGGAGGCCTGGCGGATCGACACGTCGGCGTGGCGGTCGAAGCGGTAG
- a CDS encoding M23 family metallopeptidase, giving the protein MTTNPIVLDLPFRGRWLARNSPARRVPSHGTHALGTTYAIDFIAVDEHGRSAPSNWRSWLAVEPPEAFLGFGLPILAPIAGTVVAAHDGEADHEARRSQLTLVPYVLGQAGRLRAGPNAIAGNHVILALGPSGPYVALVHLRRGSVRAEVGDVVAAGDVLGECGNSGNSTQPHVHVQATDSVDWAGATGLPIAFRFRGAMTQNGETVGVPRESEIVEPPGIAEGRRDGRSGPPLRKFPRIRGTQI; this is encoded by the coding sequence GTGACGACGAACCCGATCGTGCTCGACCTGCCGTTCCGGGGCCGGTGGCTCGCGCGCAACAGTCCCGCGCGGCGTGTGCCGAGCCACGGCACGCACGCGCTCGGCACGACCTACGCGATCGATTTCATCGCGGTCGACGAGCACGGCCGGTCGGCGCCCTCGAACTGGAGGTCGTGGCTCGCGGTCGAGCCGCCCGAGGCGTTCCTCGGCTTCGGCCTGCCGATCCTGGCGCCCATCGCGGGCACGGTCGTCGCAGCGCATGACGGCGAGGCCGACCACGAGGCCCGGCGCTCCCAGCTCACGCTCGTGCCGTACGTGCTCGGGCAGGCAGGCCGCCTGCGCGCGGGGCCGAACGCGATCGCGGGGAATCACGTGATCCTCGCGCTCGGTCCGAGCGGACCGTACGTGGCGCTCGTGCACCTCCGCCGGGGCAGCGTTCGCGCCGAAGTCGGCGATGTCGTCGCCGCAGGCGACGTGCTCGGCGAGTGCGGCAATTCGGGCAACAGCACGCAGCCGCACGTCCACGTCCAGGCCACCGACTCGGTCGACTGGGCGGGTGCGACTGGACTGCCGATCGCCTTCCGTTTCCGAGGTGCGATGACGCAGAATGGGGAGACCGTCGGCGTGCCCCGCGAGTCCGAGATCGTCGAGCCGCCCGGAATCGCCGAGGGCCGGCGTGACGGACGGAGCGGGCCGCCGCTCCGGAAATTCCCCCGCATTCGAGGCACACAGATCTAG
- a CDS encoding MarR family winged helix-turn-helix transcriptional regulator gives MADRATAVAAWEALFRAQVSIMRGLSAEFPTDLMSLNEYDVLFNISRAPGRRLRLKDLNRHVLISQPSVSRLVDRLVARGFVEKTDDPLDGRGTIVQLTPKGFEEFRRAAMHHVQAITERVGGALGDDDLRELTDLCDRLRLAQDARHRASSPGPRNGRA, from the coding sequence GTGGCTGATCGCGCGACGGCCGTGGCGGCGTGGGAGGCCCTCTTCCGCGCACAGGTCTCGATCATGCGGGGCCTCTCGGCCGAGTTCCCGACCGACCTGATGTCGCTCAACGAGTACGACGTCCTCTTCAACATCTCGCGGGCGCCCGGCCGTCGGCTGCGCCTGAAGGACCTCAACCGGCACGTGCTCATCTCGCAGCCGAGCGTCAGCCGTCTCGTCGACCGCCTGGTGGCCCGCGGGTTCGTCGAGAAGACCGATGACCCGCTCGACGGTCGGGGCACGATCGTGCAGCTCACGCCCAAGGGCTTCGAGGAGTTCCGCCGCGCCGCGATGCACCATGTGCAGGCGATCACGGAACGGGTCGGCGGTGCGCTCGGCGACGACGACCTGCGAGAGCTCACCGATCTCTGCGACCGGCTGCGCCTCGCGCAGGACGCTCGGCACCGCGCAAGCTCGCCCGGCCCTCGCAACGGTCGAGCCTGA
- a CDS encoding GNAT family N-acetyltransferase, with translation MTDDGVRITRNDDASRYELFLGSEFAGFAEYRLRPGRIVFIHTVIDPTFKGQGLGSRLARYVLDDAVARGERIVPRCPFIAAYLREHSGWEASVDWPAEAPST, from the coding sequence GTGACCGACGACGGGGTGCGGATCACCCGCAACGACGACGCGAGTCGCTACGAGCTGTTCCTCGGGAGCGAGTTCGCCGGCTTCGCCGAGTACCGACTCCGGCCGGGCCGGATCGTCTTCATCCACACGGTGATCGATCCGACCTTCAAGGGCCAGGGCCTCGGCAGCCGGCTCGCCCGTTACGTGCTCGACGACGCGGTCGCTCGCGGCGAGCGCATCGTGCCGCGATGCCCGTTCATCGCCGCCTACCTGCGCGAGCACTCCGGCTGGGAGGCTTCGGTCGACTGGCCCGCCGAGGCGCCGAGCACCTGA
- a CDS encoding Hsp20/alpha crystallin family protein codes for MATNDPFRDLDRLASALFDTTRRGPRRMPMDLYRDGDHYVLTADLPGIDPGSVDIDVDGQLLTIRAERTLPSGEGVTWITREREAASFLRQLSLGQGVDTERISANYNNGVLSVTIPVSEKAKPRKISVETADSARTVQVPEASHAVTGGSNASSGSGGSGDGVQPVES; via the coding sequence ATGGCCACCAACGACCCGTTCCGCGACCTCGACCGCCTCGCGTCGGCGCTCTTCGACACGACGCGCCGCGGACCGCGCCGCATGCCGATGGACCTGTACCGCGACGGCGACCACTACGTGCTCACGGCCGACCTGCCGGGAATCGACCCGGGCTCGGTCGACATCGACGTCGACGGCCAGCTGCTCACGATCCGCGCGGAGCGCACGCTGCCGTCGGGCGAGGGCGTCACGTGGATCACGCGCGAGCGCGAGGCCGCGTCGTTCCTGCGTCAGCTGAGCCTAGGCCAGGGCGTCGACACCGAGCGGATCTCGGCGAACTACAACAATGGGGTGCTCAGCGTCACCATCCCCGTGAGCGAGAAGGCCAAGCCGCGCAAGATCTCGGTCGAGACCGCCGACAGCGCCCGCACCGTGCAGGTGCCCGAGGCGTCGCACGCGGTCACGGGCGGATCGAACGCCTCGTCGGGCTCGGGCGGTTCCGGCGACGGCGTGCAGCCGGTCGAGTCGTGA
- a CDS encoding DUF998 domain-containing protein — protein sequence MSGVRAVAVGRAPIVRHAALVTAMLAIAAAVAVAVSVELIHAVHVVHESDPAHHRNEGVHLVFDPLCIAAAVGVAVLLLAALAVASVPPGRRPGSRQRSAWADPGRGALANASVWATMGALAVGAAAEAFAPLPGGHVTACALIAGSLGAVTGTVHRRAHHQPAYRSFNMVAMLLAAGCLASMSLTSTGEWWVRNFSTLGTSGDFAAACFNLALILSGGAMAAMAGRLAGGLARPEYGARRGAVATVRVLVAVIGLSLAGVGLVPINTEELIHNVFASAAGASFFLLASLTPWLVRRMPRRLVATSWFSLATEVGVWVIYDRLGLASLTVFEVVAFALVFVWLIALVVTTHPAMLHEPAARSSRTRAMVRTSSFAVGGPTGGMVSALARSS from the coding sequence ATGAGTGGTGTGCGAGCCGTCGCCGTCGGCCGTGCGCCGATCGTGCGTCACGCTGCGCTCGTGACGGCCATGCTCGCCATCGCGGCGGCGGTCGCCGTGGCGGTCTCCGTTGAGCTCATCCACGCCGTGCATGTGGTCCACGAGAGCGACCCGGCCCATCATCGCAACGAGGGCGTGCACCTCGTGTTCGACCCGCTGTGCATCGCGGCCGCGGTGGGTGTGGCGGTCCTGCTGCTCGCGGCGCTCGCCGTGGCATCCGTGCCGCCGGGGCGCAGGCCGGGGTCGCGGCAGCGCTCAGCGTGGGCCGACCCGGGCAGGGGTGCGCTCGCGAACGCGTCGGTGTGGGCCACGATGGGCGCGCTCGCCGTGGGGGCGGCGGCCGAGGCGTTCGCCCCGCTGCCGGGCGGGCATGTCACGGCGTGCGCGCTGATCGCCGGATCGCTGGGCGCCGTCACGGGGACCGTGCACCGCCGGGCGCATCACCAGCCCGCGTACCGCTCCTTCAACATGGTGGCGATGCTCCTCGCCGCCGGATGCCTGGCGAGCATGAGCCTCACGTCGACGGGCGAGTGGTGGGTGCGCAACTTCAGTACGCTCGGCACCTCGGGCGACTTCGCGGCGGCGTGCTTCAACCTCGCGCTCATCCTGTCGGGTGGCGCGATGGCCGCCATGGCCGGCCGGCTCGCCGGCGGACTCGCTCGCCCCGAGTACGGCGCCCGGCGCGGCGCGGTCGCCACCGTCCGCGTCCTGGTCGCCGTGATCGGCCTGTCGCTCGCGGGGGTGGGACTCGTGCCGATCAACACCGAGGAGCTCATCCACAACGTCTTCGCAAGCGCCGCCGGTGCGTCGTTCTTCCTGCTCGCGTCGCTCACGCCCTGGCTGGTGCGACGGATGCCCCGCCGCCTCGTCGCGACGTCCTGGTTCTCCCTCGCGACCGAGGTGGGGGTGTGGGTGATCTACGACCGGCTCGGGCTGGCCTCGCTGACGGTGTTCGAGGTCGTCGCCTTCGCGCTGGTGTTCGTCTGGTTGATCGCCCTCGTCGTGACGACGCACCCGGCCATGCTGCACGAGCCGGCAGCGCGGTCGTCGCGGACCCGAGCGATGGTGCGGACGTCGTCGTTCGCCGTCGGCGGACCGACCGGTGGAATGGTCTCGGCGCTCGCGCGTTCATCCTGA
- a CDS encoding DUF6766 family protein, with translation MRIRQHLLSIFFGVIFVLALIGQSFAGLAVVNEENAQHGHPLETWGQFVTSSDFIVDVAENWQSEYLQFFLFILLTIWLVQKGSPESKQPGEEGVGTDKEQLVGRYAREDSPAWARAGGWRTWAYSNSLLITMGAIFLLSWLAQALAGQVVYNEEQAMHGQPAISLAEYVVNPDFWNRTLQNWQSEFLAVGSMVALSIVLRQRGSSESKPVGTPHHVTSVEG, from the coding sequence ATGCGCATCCGCCAGCACCTGCTCAGCATCTTCTTCGGCGTCATCTTCGTGCTCGCGCTCATCGGCCAGTCCTTCGCCGGCCTGGCGGTGGTCAACGAGGAGAACGCGCAGCACGGCCATCCGCTCGAGACCTGGGGGCAGTTCGTCACGTCGTCGGACTTCATCGTGGACGTCGCCGAGAACTGGCAGTCGGAGTACCTCCAGTTCTTCCTCTTCATCCTGCTCACCATCTGGCTCGTCCAGAAGGGCTCGCCCGAGTCCAAGCAGCCGGGCGAGGAGGGCGTCGGCACCGACAAGGAGCAGCTCGTGGGTCGGTACGCGCGGGAGGACTCCCCGGCCTGGGCCCGCGCCGGCGGCTGGAGGACGTGGGCCTACAGCAATTCGCTGCTCATCACGATGGGCGCGATCTTCCTGCTCTCGTGGCTCGCGCAGGCGCTCGCCGGCCAGGTCGTCTACAACGAGGAGCAGGCGATGCACGGCCAGCCCGCGATCAGCCTGGCCGAGTACGTCGTGAACCCCGACTTCTGGAACCGCACCCTGCAGAACTGGCAGTCCGAGTTCCTCGCGGTCGGCAGCATGGTCGCCCTCTCGATCGTGCTCCGCCAGCGCGGCTCGA